A window from Chlamydia gallinacea 08-1274/3 encodes these proteins:
- the gltX gene encoding glutamate--tRNA ligase, with protein sequence MVWKNVRVRIAPSPTGDPHVGTAYMALFNEIFAKRFQGQMILRIEDTDQTRSRDDYEKNIFSALKWCGIQWDEGPDIGGPYGPYRQSERTSIYREYAQVLLKTGYAYKCFATPQELEEMRAVASTLGYRGGYDRRYRHLSLKEVEERTQAGQPYTIRLKVPLTGECVLEDYCRGRIVFPWADVDDQVLMKSDGFPTYHFANVVDDHLMGITHVLRGEEWLSSTPKHLLLYEAFGWKPPEFLHMPLLLNPDGTKLSKRKNPTSIFYYRDAGYTKEAFVNFLTLMGYSMENDEEIYSLETLIENFDPKRLGKSGAVFDIRKLDWMNKYYLNHKGSPESLLRLLKEWMLNDTFFLKILSLCQSRMTTLADFVKLTEFFFSILPQYSKEALLPPMISETQGAVLLYSYIKYLEKSDLWVKDQFYKGSLWLAKAFQVHHKKVVIPLLYVAITGQRQGLPLFDSMELLGKPRTRARLVHAQKLLGSVTKKIQEKINKAFKDEDLENQMLGELFRLSQE encoded by the coding sequence ATGGTTTGGAAAAACGTACGTGTTAGAATTGCTCCGTCTCCTACAGGGGATCCCCATGTAGGGACTGCTTATATGGCTTTGTTCAACGAGATCTTCGCAAAAAGATTTCAGGGACAGATGATTCTCAGAATTGAGGATACGGATCAAACAAGAAGCCGAGATGATTATGAAAAAAATATTTTCTCCGCACTTAAGTGGTGCGGGATTCAATGGGACGAGGGGCCAGATATTGGAGGGCCTTACGGTCCTTACAGGCAGTCAGAACGTACAAGTATTTACCGTGAGTATGCTCAAGTTCTTTTGAAAACAGGCTACGCCTACAAATGTTTTGCAACTCCTCAGGAACTTGAGGAAATGCGAGCAGTAGCCTCAACTTTAGGATACCGCGGAGGATATGATCGGCGGTATCGTCATCTTTCTCTTAAAGAAGTTGAAGAACGTACTCAAGCAGGCCAACCCTATACGATTCGATTAAAAGTTCCCCTGACAGGGGAGTGTGTCCTCGAAGATTATTGCAGAGGGCGTATAGTTTTTCCCTGGGCAGATGTGGATGATCAAGTTCTTATGAAGTCCGATGGTTTCCCCACATACCATTTTGCTAATGTTGTTGATGATCACTTGATGGGGATTACTCATGTTCTTCGGGGAGAAGAATGGTTAAGTTCCACGCCCAAGCATTTATTGCTTTACGAAGCTTTTGGCTGGAAGCCCCCCGAATTTCTCCACATGCCCCTGCTACTTAATCCTGATGGGACAAAGTTATCTAAGAGAAAAAATCCCACATCCATCTTTTATTACCGTGACGCGGGATACACTAAAGAAGCCTTCGTGAATTTCCTTACTCTTATGGGATATAGTATGGAAAATGACGAAGAAATTTATTCTTTAGAAACATTAATCGAAAATTTTGATCCTAAAAGACTTGGAAAGTCTGGTGCTGTTTTTGATATCCGAAAACTTGATTGGATGAATAAGTATTATTTAAACCATAAAGGGTCGCCAGAAAGTTTGCTTCGATTATTAAAAGAATGGATGTTGAATGATACATTTTTTTTAAAGATTCTCTCTTTATGCCAATCACGGATGACCACGCTAGCAGATTTTGTCAAATTAACTGAATTTTTCTTTTCTATTCTTCCTCAGTATTCTAAAGAGGCCCTTCTTCCTCCTATGATTTCTGAAACTCAGGGAGCCGTTCTTTTGTATAGTTATATCAAATATCTAGAAAAGAGTGATCTTTGGGTTAAGGACCAATTCTATAAGGGATCATTGTGGCTAGCAAAAGCATTTCAAGTACATCATAAAAAAGTAGTCATTCCTCTGCTTTATGTAGCCATTACAGGACAAAGACAGGGGCTGCCCTTATTCGATTCTATGGAGCTACTGGGGAAACCTCGTACACGCGCTCGTTTGGTTCATGCACAAAAGCTTCTTGGTAGTGTGACTAAGAAAATCCAAGAGAAGATCAATAAAGCTTTTAAAGACGAGGACCTTGAAAATCAAATGCTGGGCGAGTTATTCCGTCTTTCTCAAGAATGA
- the rpsL gene encoding 30S ribosomal protein S12 — protein sequence MPTINQLIRKGRQSSASRKKSPALQRCPQRRGVCLQVKTKTPKKPNSALRKVAWVRLSNGQEVIAYIGGEGHNLQEHSIVLVQGGRVKDLPGVRYHIVRGALDCAAVKNRKQSRSRYGAKRPK from the coding sequence ATGCCAACCATTAATCAATTGATACGTAAAGGGCGTCAATCTAGCGCGTCTAGGAAAAAATCCCCCGCCCTGCAAAGATGTCCGCAAAGACGTGGGGTCTGTTTACAGGTAAAAACAAAAACTCCTAAAAAACCAAACTCAGCTTTACGTAAAGTAGCCTGGGTGCGTCTTTCTAATGGCCAAGAAGTTATCGCTTACATTGGTGGTGAAGGACATAACCTTCAAGAGCATAGTATTGTGTTAGTTCAAGGGGGGAGAGTTAAAGACTTGCCCGGGGTGCGTTATCACATTGTGCGTGGAGCGCTAGATTGTGCTGCTGTTAAAAATAGAAAGCAAAGTCGTTCCCGCTACGGGGCAAAACGTCCTAAGTAG
- a CDS encoding small cysteine-rich outer membrane protein, with translation MKKAVLLAAVCCSVIGLSSCCRIVDCCFEDPCGPRCNPCDMMKKKDTGCNPCGGYQPSCSKPCGECNKSEARGPQAKGCTSPDGRCRQ, from the coding sequence ATGAAAAAGGCTGTTTTGCTAGCTGCGGTATGTTGCAGTGTTATTGGCTTAAGTAGCTGTTGCCGCATTGTAGATTGCTGTTTTGAAGATCCCTGTGGTCCTAGATGCAATCCATGCGATATGATGAAAAAGAAAGATACTGGATGCAACCCTTGTGGTGGCTACCAACCTTCTTGTTCTAAGCCATGCGGTGAGTGCAATAAAAGTGAAGCACGAGGCCCTCAGGCTAAGGGTTGTACATCTCCTGACGGTAGATGTAGACAATAA
- a CDS encoding cysteine-rich outer membrane protein: protein MEGIATSSSAVSTGTAPSFDSLHPELEELIHNETVQASMINIALGWLKTNVVDPIRTSKIVQSRAFRVMTVVLGVLLLLSGIVLSFVLQAELGRNAFLFLIPAVVGLIKLLISSVCLEAPCTPEKWRLCKHLLGIAEDILDDGERNNSNIVFTG, encoded by the coding sequence ATGGAAGGCATAGCGACTTCTTCTAGTGCTGTGAGTACGGGTACAGCTCCCTCATTTGACAGCTTGCATCCTGAACTCGAGGAATTGATACACAACGAGACTGTGCAAGCTTCTATGATTAATATAGCATTGGGTTGGTTAAAAACTAATGTTGTCGACCCAATAAGAACATCCAAAATTGTTCAATCAAGAGCTTTTCGAGTGATGACAGTTGTTTTAGGAGTCTTATTGTTGCTTTCTGGTATTGTGTTAAGCTTTGTTTTACAGGCAGAACTTGGTCGCAATGCTTTCTTGTTCCTCATTCCTGCAGTAGTGGGTTTAATTAAGTTGCTAATTTCATCGGTATGTTTGGAAGCTCCCTGTACTCCAGAAAAGTGGCGGTTGTGTAAGCACTTGTTAGGGATAGCAGAAGATATATTGGATGACGGCGAACGCAATAACTCGAATATTGTATTTACAGGGTAA
- the fusA gene encoding elongation factor G: MSDKEFDLSAIRNIGIMAHIDAGKTTTTERILYYAGRTHKIGEVHEGGATMDWMEQEQERGITITSAATTVFWLGCKINIIDTPGHVDFTIEVERSLRVLDGAVAVFDAVSGVEPQSETVWRQADKYGVPRIAFVNKMDRMGANYFAAIESMKEKLGANAVAVHCPIGSESQFVGMVDLISQKAYYFLDETLGAKWEEREIPEDLKDKCAELRYALLEELATIDESNEAFMMKVLENPDAITEDEIHAVMRKGVIENKINPVLCGTAFKNKGVQQLLNVIVKWLPSPLDRGVIHGVNLKNNEEVSLEPKKDGPLAALAFKIMTDPYVGRITFIRIYSGTLKKGSAILNSTKDKKERISRLLEMHANERTDRDEFTVGDIGACVGLKYSVTGDTLCDENQEIVLERIEVPEPVIDMAIEPKSKGDREKLAQALNALSEEDPTFRVASNEETGQTIISGMGELHLDILRDRMIREFKVEANVGKPQVSYRETITKNGNSETKYVKQSGGRGQYAHVCLEIEPNEPGKGNEIVSKIVGGVIPKEYIPAVIKGVEEGLNTGVLAGYGLVDIKVNIVFGSYHEVDSSEMAFKICGSMAIKEACRKAMPVILEPIMKISVTTPEEHLGDVIGDLNRRRGKILGQESSRGMAQVNAEVPLSEMFGYTTSLRSLTSGRATSTMEPAFFAKVPQKIQEEIVKK; encoded by the coding sequence ATGAGCGACAAAGAATTCGATTTAAGCGCAATTAGAAACATCGGTATTATGGCACATATCGATGCGGGAAAAACAACCACTACAGAAAGAATTCTTTATTATGCAGGGCGAACGCATAAGATAGGTGAGGTTCATGAAGGTGGCGCCACTATGGACTGGATGGAGCAGGAACAGGAAAGAGGTATCACGATCACCTCTGCTGCAACAACGGTTTTTTGGTTGGGCTGTAAGATTAATATTATTGATACCCCTGGGCACGTAGACTTTACTATTGAAGTTGAGCGTTCTCTCCGAGTTTTAGATGGAGCTGTAGCTGTATTTGATGCCGTATCTGGAGTTGAGCCCCAGTCAGAAACTGTGTGGAGACAAGCTGATAAATACGGTGTTCCGCGAATTGCCTTTGTTAATAAGATGGATCGTATGGGGGCAAATTATTTTGCAGCCATAGAGTCGATGAAAGAAAAGTTAGGAGCTAATGCTGTAGCTGTGCATTGCCCTATTGGCTCGGAAAGCCAATTCGTAGGTATGGTAGACCTCATTTCTCAAAAGGCTTATTATTTTTTAGATGAAACTCTAGGAGCTAAGTGGGAAGAGCGAGAGATTCCCGAAGATCTTAAGGACAAGTGCGCTGAGCTCCGTTATGCCCTGCTAGAGGAGTTAGCTACTATTGATGAGAGTAATGAAGCTTTCATGATGAAGGTCCTAGAAAACCCCGATGCAATTACTGAAGATGAGATTCATGCTGTTATGCGTAAAGGGGTTATTGAAAATAAGATCAATCCTGTTTTATGTGGAACAGCCTTTAAAAATAAGGGTGTGCAGCAGCTCCTTAATGTTATTGTAAAATGGTTGCCTTCTCCTCTAGATCGTGGGGTTATTCATGGGGTCAATCTTAAAAATAATGAAGAAGTGAGTTTGGAGCCGAAGAAAGACGGGCCCTTGGCTGCTCTTGCCTTTAAAATTATGACAGATCCTTATGTTGGTCGAATTACCTTTATTCGTATTTATTCGGGAACTTTGAAAAAAGGATCTGCAATTCTTAATTCGACGAAAGATAAAAAAGAACGCATCTCTCGTCTACTAGAAATGCATGCCAATGAAAGAACAGATCGGGATGAATTTACTGTTGGTGATATTGGGGCTTGTGTAGGACTAAAGTATTCGGTGACAGGAGACACTCTTTGTGATGAAAATCAAGAGATCGTCCTCGAAAGGATAGAAGTCCCTGAACCTGTGATTGACATGGCTATTGAACCCAAGTCTAAGGGGGATAGAGAAAAGCTAGCCCAAGCTTTGAACGCGCTTTCTGAAGAAGATCCTACATTTCGGGTTGCTTCAAATGAGGAAACTGGGCAGACCATTATTTCAGGAATGGGTGAGCTGCATTTAGATATTTTGCGTGATCGCATGATTCGTGAATTTAAAGTAGAGGCTAATGTAGGTAAGCCTCAGGTTTCCTATAGAGAAACGATTACCAAAAATGGAAATAGTGAGACAAAATACGTTAAGCAATCAGGTGGTCGCGGACAATACGCTCATGTATGTCTAGAAATTGAGCCAAATGAGCCAGGTAAAGGGAACGAAATTGTTAGTAAGATTGTTGGAGGAGTTATCCCTAAGGAGTATATCCCCGCAGTAATTAAAGGAGTAGAAGAGGGATTAAATACGGGTGTTCTCGCAGGCTATGGCCTGGTGGATATTAAGGTAAATATTGTGTTTGGATCTTACCATGAAGTAGACTCCAGTGAAATGGCATTTAAAATATGCGGTTCTATGGCAATCAAAGAAGCATGTAGAAAAGCTATGCCGGTGATTTTAGAACCCATCATGAAAATATCAGTGACTACTCCTGAAGAGCATTTAGGAGACGTTATTGGAGATTTAAACCGTCGTAGAGGAAAAATCTTAGGTCAGGAATCTTCTCGAGGTATGGCACAAGTGAACGCTGAAGTTCCTTTAAGTGAAATGTTTGGTTATACTACCTCCCTAAGGTCTTTAACTTCTGGAAGAGCAACTTCCACTATGGAACCAGCATTCTTCGCTAAGGTTCCTCAAAAGATTCAAGAAGAGATTGTTAAGAAGTAG
- a CDS encoding CPn0927/CPn0928 family alpha/beta hydrolase fold protein: MLSIIYAGNNQGRPCTQLEDLQATPEVFIFSSNKAYANYKFRKCHATLFRVLRLIWEVVKAIFRIICLPLGLYWVLEKVCQNACTPSAGGIITEPLCEVKKQVQQSFAQKARRLLQQKCVKTIKRIPIQCDNLLIDTLAITFPNAKPDRWMIFAPGQAECFEHRVLSNWNWAQDIAAEAQSNFLMMNYPGVMQSQGEVSLESLIKAHAACVAYLRDYPEGPQAKEIIAYGYSLGTAVQSAALAREVTDGSDGVHWMVIQDRAPRSLAAVAKQLAGIFGEWGIKWTGWNVDIESASKTLPTALLIHNCTFEGEVLGDGVFSRNTCLASALLDTNSVENKIFIGVPCLYHANNLPSEEISRVAGEIVKHFDKAPTEKEEL, encoded by the coding sequence ATGCTTTCAATAATATATGCGGGTAATAATCAAGGCCGGCCCTGTACTCAGCTAGAAGATTTACAAGCTACTCCCGAAGTATTTATTTTTTCATCAAACAAAGCCTACGCAAATTATAAATTCAGAAAATGTCATGCCACTTTATTTAGAGTTCTTAGGTTAATTTGGGAAGTTGTTAAAGCAATTTTTAGAATTATTTGTCTTCCTCTGGGATTATACTGGGTTTTAGAGAAAGTATGTCAAAATGCTTGTACACCTAGTGCCGGGGGGATTATCACAGAGCCTCTGTGTGAAGTGAAAAAACAGGTACAGCAAAGTTTTGCACAAAAAGCTCGACGATTATTACAACAGAAATGCGTCAAAACCATAAAACGTATTCCTATTCAATGTGATAATTTACTAATTGATACATTGGCAATTACGTTCCCTAATGCAAAGCCAGATAGATGGATGATTTTTGCTCCGGGACAGGCAGAATGTTTTGAACATCGTGTGCTTTCCAATTGGAATTGGGCTCAGGATATTGCTGCAGAAGCTCAATCGAATTTTTTGATGATGAATTATCCTGGAGTGATGCAAAGTCAGGGAGAAGTGAGTTTAGAATCTTTGATTAAAGCTCATGCTGCATGCGTGGCTTATCTTCGAGATTATCCCGAAGGTCCTCAAGCAAAAGAAATCATTGCCTATGGTTACTCTTTAGGAACAGCAGTGCAGTCTGCTGCTTTAGCAAGAGAAGTCACAGATGGTTCTGATGGGGTACATTGGATGGTCATACAAGATCGTGCTCCAAGGTCTTTAGCTGCTGTTGCAAAACAGTTGGCCGGAATATTTGGGGAGTGGGGGATTAAGTGGACAGGCTGGAATGTCGATATTGAATCAGCAAGTAAGACCCTTCCCACCGCACTGCTAATTCATAATTGCACTTTTGAAGGGGAAGTACTTGGCGATGGGGTGTTCTCTAGAAACACGTGTTTAGCAAGCGCACTTTTGGATACAAATTCCGTGGAGAATAAAATTTTTATAGGTGTACCCTGCTTATATCACGCCAATAATCTACCTTCCGAGGAGATAAGCAGGGTTGCCGGAGAAATTGTAAAGCATTTTGATAAGGCCCCTACTGAGAAGGAAGAACTATAA
- a CDS encoding S41 family peptidase, which yields MIKILRLCTLILAVLPRFSFCSELLHESDIRKTMDKLIEYHVGTQDISSEILLRSLLGYSQAFDLHKAYLTEQEVNNFIQSTDIKKRLLKNYKTNNFSIYQNLNDMIKHSILRARHWREEWLNNPQQLVAQAQTHAPMSKLKKWGSSLEEVRERHRALLLSYISIYLSDSNKERYLGKESALTQLCVRQLETHENAYLGINNYGQKMSIEEEAHHFHVRVVKSMAHSLDAHTTYFSKEEALAMRIQLEKGMCGIGVILREDIDGIIVKEILPGGPAAKTQELQVHDIIYRVNGKNIEGLSFQAVLDILRGEQGSEVILDVHSQQGDRTIRLTREKISLDDHRIDVSYEPYGDGIIGKITLHSFYEGENQISSEQDLKQAIQNLKDKNLLGLVLDIRENTGGFLSQAIKVSGLFMTNGVVVVSRYADGSIKRYRTISQKKFYSGPLTILVSKNSASAAEIVAQTLQDYGVAIIIGDEQTYGKGTIQHQTITTGSEKEGFFKVTVGKYYSPSGKSTQLCGVRSDIHVASHYAEEPIGERYLDHPLPSDTCDNVINDNLSDLDIHVRPWFHKYYIPYLQKQETLWREMLPQLIANSQKRLEMNKNYKIFQEKLKHTIEDNQTYGSNDLQMEEAVNVVKDMILLYHK from the coding sequence ATGATTAAAATACTTCGTCTTTGCACACTTATCCTTGCTGTTCTACCTCGTTTTTCTTTTTGTTCTGAGCTATTACATGAATCCGACATTAGAAAAACTATGGATAAACTCATTGAATATCATGTAGGAACTCAAGATATTTCTTCAGAAATTCTCCTACGTTCCTTACTAGGGTATTCTCAAGCTTTTGATCTTCATAAAGCCTATCTTACTGAGCAAGAAGTAAATAATTTTATCCAATCTACAGATATTAAAAAACGGCTATTAAAAAACTATAAGACGAATAATTTTTCCATTTATCAAAATTTAAATGATATGATTAAGCATAGCATCCTTCGCGCACGTCATTGGCGTGAAGAATGGTTGAACAATCCCCAACAATTAGTTGCCCAAGCACAAACGCATGCGCCAATGAGCAAACTTAAAAAATGGGGAAGTTCTCTTGAAGAGGTTCGCGAAAGACACCGTGCCCTACTTTTATCTTATATTTCTATTTATCTATCTGATAGCAATAAAGAACGCTACCTAGGGAAAGAATCTGCTCTTACTCAGCTCTGTGTTCGTCAATTGGAAACTCATGAAAATGCTTACCTAGGAATTAATAACTATGGCCAGAAAATGTCTATAGAAGAAGAAGCTCACCATTTCCACGTGCGCGTTGTGAAATCTATGGCCCATAGTTTAGATGCGCATACCACATACTTTAGTAAAGAAGAGGCCCTGGCTATGCGTATCCAACTAGAAAAAGGCATGTGTGGTATTGGAGTTATTTTAAGAGAAGATATTGATGGTATCATCGTAAAAGAAATTCTTCCTGGAGGTCCTGCAGCAAAAACTCAAGAACTTCAGGTACACGACATTATTTACCGTGTAAATGGAAAAAATATTGAAGGTCTTTCCTTTCAAGCTGTTTTAGATATCCTCCGAGGAGAGCAAGGATCTGAAGTTATTTTAGATGTTCATAGCCAACAGGGTGATCGCACGATAAGACTGACTAGAGAAAAAATTAGTTTAGACGACCATCGTATTGATGTCTCTTATGAACCTTATGGTGATGGCATTATTGGGAAAATTACATTGCATTCCTTTTATGAAGGAGAAAATCAGATTTCTAGTGAACAAGATTTAAAGCAAGCTATCCAAAATTTAAAAGATAAAAATCTTCTAGGTTTAGTTTTAGATATTCGTGAAAATACAGGGGGATTTCTTTCCCAAGCAATCAAAGTTTCAGGCTTATTTATGACTAACGGTGTTGTTGTTGTATCACGCTATGCTGATGGAAGCATTAAGCGTTATCGCACAATATCGCAGAAAAAATTTTACTCTGGTCCCCTAACAATTTTAGTCTCGAAAAACTCAGCATCCGCTGCAGAAATTGTTGCGCAAACACTACAAGATTACGGTGTGGCTATCATTATTGGTGATGAGCAAACCTATGGAAAAGGAACAATTCAACATCAAACAATCACAACAGGTTCAGAAAAAGAAGGTTTTTTTAAAGTCACTGTAGGGAAATACTACTCTCCTTCAGGAAAATCTACTCAACTGTGTGGAGTTCGATCTGACATTCATGTAGCTTCACATTATGCCGAAGAACCTATAGGAGAACGCTATTTAGACCATCCATTGCCTTCTGATACTTGTGACAATGTGATTAACGACAACTTATCTGATTTAGATATACATGTTCGTCCTTGGTTCCACAAATACTATATTCCTTATTTACAAAAGCAAGAGACATTATGGCGAGAAATGTTGCCACAACTCATTGCTAACAGCCAAAAACGATTGGAAATGAATAAAAATTATAAAATTTTCCAAGAAAAATTAAAACATACGATAGAAGACAACCAAACTTACGGAAGTAATGACTTACAAATGGAAGAAGCTGTAAATGTAGTAAAAGATATGATTCTTCTGTACCATAAATAA
- the rpsG gene encoding 30S ribosomal protein S7: MSRRHAAEKREIPADPIYGSVTLERFINKVMLHGKKSVARRIVYSALERFAKKLGTDNVLEAFEEALENAKPLLEVRSRRVGGATYQVPVEVAPERRNCLAMQWIIKHARAKPGKSMEVGLAAELVDCFNKQGTTIKKREDTHRMAEANKAFAHYKW; encoded by the coding sequence ATGTCCAGACGACATGCCGCTGAGAAAAGGGAAATTCCGGCGGATCCTATTTATGGGAGTGTAACTTTAGAAAGATTTATTAATAAGGTTATGTTGCACGGCAAGAAAAGTGTCGCAAGAAGAATCGTGTATTCTGCCTTAGAAAGGTTTGCCAAGAAATTAGGCACAGATAATGTTTTAGAGGCTTTTGAAGAAGCTCTAGAAAACGCAAAACCTCTATTGGAGGTGCGTTCTCGTCGTGTTGGGGGAGCTACCTATCAAGTTCCTGTAGAAGTTGCCCCAGAAAGAAGAAACTGCTTGGCTATGCAGTGGATTATTAAACATGCTCGAGCTAAGCCAGGAAAGTCTATGGAAGTTGGGTTAGCTGCTGAGCTTGTGGATTGCTTCAATAAGCAAGGGACAACAATTAAGAAGCGTGAAGATACACATCGCATGGCTGAAGCAAATAAAGCATTTGCTCATTATAAATGGTAA
- the omcB gene encoding outer membrane complex protein OmcB encodes MSKLIRRVVTILALTSMASSFASGKIEAAAESLSTQVVANADVVKNTAKKVRLDRKQRSQNKRDKAGSFCDGEFYPCEGNRCQTPVDTKQESCYGKMYSTRVNDDCNVEISQSVPEYATVGSPYPIEIFAVGKKDCVNVVITQQLPCEVEFISSDPVSTPTADGKLIWTIDRLGQGEKCKITVWVKPLKEGCCFTAATVCACPELRSYTKCGQPAICIKQEGPECACLRCPVCYKIEVCNTGSAIARNVVVDNPVPDGFYHSSGQRVLSFNLGDMRPGESKVFTVEFCPQKRGRITNVATVSYCGGHKCSANVTTIVNEPCVQVNISGADWSYVCKPVEYMISVSNPGDLKLYDVVIEDLLPSGITILEAAGAEICCNKAVWCIKEICPGETLQFKVVVKAQNPGKFTNQVSVKTQSDCGSCTSCADITTHWKGLAATHMCVIDTNDPICVGENTVYRICVTNRGSAEDTNVSLILKFSKELQPVSSSGPTKGTITGNTVVFDALPKLGSKESVEFSVTLKGIAPGDARGEAILSSDTLTVPVTDVENTHVY; translated from the coding sequence ATGTCCAAACTCATTAGACGAGTAGTTACGATCCTCGCGCTAACTAGTATGGCGAGTTCCTTTGCCAGCGGGAAGATAGAGGCCGCTGCAGAGTCTCTTTCCACACAAGTTGTTGCTAATGCGGATGTTGTAAAAAATACTGCAAAGAAAGTTAGACTTGATCGTAAACAAAGAAGCCAAAATAAAAGAGATAAGGCAGGTTCTTTCTGTGATGGTGAATTTTATCCATGTGAAGGAAACCGATGCCAAACACCCGTAGATACGAAACAAGAATCTTGCTACGGTAAAATGTACAGCACACGGGTAAATGATGACTGTAATGTAGAAATTAGTCAGTCTGTACCTGAATATGCAACAGTAGGATCTCCTTATCCTATTGAAATTTTTGCTGTGGGTAAAAAAGATTGCGTAAACGTAGTTATTACTCAACAGCTTCCTTGTGAAGTAGAGTTTATTAGTAGTGATCCTGTTTCCACTCCTACTGCAGATGGAAAATTAATTTGGACCATTGATCGTTTAGGACAGGGTGAAAAATGCAAAATCACTGTTTGGGTAAAACCTCTTAAAGAAGGTTGCTGCTTTACAGCTGCTACTGTATGCGCTTGCCCAGAACTTCGTTCTTATACCAAATGCGGCCAACCAGCCATTTGCATCAAGCAAGAAGGCCCTGAATGCGCTTGCCTACGCTGCCCTGTATGCTACAAAATTGAAGTTTGCAATACAGGATCAGCTATTGCTCGTAATGTTGTTGTAGATAATCCTGTACCCGATGGTTTTTATCATTCTTCAGGACAACGTGTACTTTCCTTTAATTTAGGAGATATGCGTCCTGGGGAATCTAAAGTATTTACTGTGGAGTTTTGCCCACAAAAACGAGGAAGAATTACTAACGTAGCTACAGTATCTTACTGTGGAGGACATAAGTGTTCCGCTAACGTAACTACTATAGTGAATGAACCTTGTGTACAAGTAAATATCTCTGGAGCTGACTGGTCTTACGTATGTAAGCCTGTAGAATATATGATTTCTGTATCTAATCCAGGGGATTTGAAATTATACGATGTTGTTATTGAAGATCTTCTTCCTTCAGGAATTACAATCTTAGAAGCTGCAGGAGCTGAGATTTGCTGCAATAAAGCCGTGTGGTGTATTAAAGAAATATGCCCCGGGGAAACTTTACAATTTAAAGTTGTTGTTAAAGCACAAAACCCAGGAAAATTCACAAATCAAGTTTCTGTAAAAACCCAGTCTGATTGTGGATCTTGTACTTCTTGTGCTGACATAACAACACATTGGAAAGGACTCGCAGCTACACATATGTGTGTAATCGATACCAATGATCCTATTTGTGTAGGAGAGAATACAGTGTATCGTATCTGTGTAACCAACCGCGGTTCTGCAGAGGATACGAATGTATCATTAATCCTGAAGTTTTCTAAGGAGTTACAACCTGTATCTTCTTCAGGTCCAACAAAAGGAACAATCACTGGAAATACAGTAGTATTTGATGCTCTTCCTAAGTTAGGTTCAAAAGAATCTGTAGAGTTTTCTGTAACATTGAAAGGAATTGCTCCTGGAGATGCTCGTGGGGAAGCAATTCTTTCATCAGATACGTTGACTGTTCCTGTTACAGATGTTGAAAATACCCATGTGTATTAA
- a CDS encoding helix-turn-helix domain-containing protein, producing the protein MECLQQESYVELDNNEDVQLQAGDQEIQWVSITQAARLHNVTRQAIYVAIKQKKLKASKTTRWEIDIKDLEDYKRNRYSRKKSLYQGELLFDNSKGCYSVNQVAEMLGIPVQKVYYATRTGTMRGERKGAAWVIHHSEIERYKNEYLSKQAAKKIKNTTATANSASTAEDSVSGASLFDND; encoded by the coding sequence ATGGAATGCTTACAACAAGAAAGCTATGTTGAGTTAGATAATAACGAAGACGTACAGCTGCAGGCCGGAGATCAAGAAATCCAATGGGTTTCCATTACGCAGGCAGCAAGACTACACAATGTTACGCGTCAAGCGATTTATGTAGCTATTAAACAAAAAAAACTGAAAGCTTCTAAGACAACCCGTTGGGAAATAGATATTAAGGATTTAGAGGATTATAAACGTAATCGTTATTCAAGGAAGAAATCCTTGTACCAGGGGGAGTTACTTTTTGATAATTCTAAAGGATGCTACTCTGTCAATCAAGTTGCTGAAATGTTGGGTATTCCGGTTCAGAAAGTGTACTATGCTACCCGTACCGGAACCATGCGTGGAGAACGTAAGGGTGCTGCTTGGGTAATACATCATTCTGAGATTGAAAGATATAAAAATGAGTATCTAAGTAAGCAGGCAGCTAAGAAAATCAAAAATACTACAGCTACTGCGAACTCAGCCTCTACTGCAGAAGATTCTGTCTCAGGGGCCTCTCTATTTGATAATGATTAG